In the Balearica regulorum gibbericeps isolate bBalReg1 chromosome 3, bBalReg1.pri, whole genome shotgun sequence genome, CAGGGGGAGGCCTGCGGCTGGAgtcactgcagctgcaggaggtaGCTCCACCATTCCCTACTATGGCTTGCAGAGGAGGTGGTGTGTTTCTGCCCAACTGCTGGAGCTGGgccagccagccctggctctgcgCAGCTCTGCCTACTCTGCGAGGAGCTGGGAGACTAGTGGctttgggtgctgctgggggaagcAGAGAGACAGGAGGGATCAAAGGGTCCCTGCATGAGGCAGGCAGGCCAGGAACAGTGCTGGACTTGCTCAGTCCTTGGGGAGCCCGAGGGGCTGTAACTGGTGTACAAGCATTTTGGCACTGACTGACACACTTTGCTTCACTTCTGCAGCCCGTCTCCAGAAGAGGGAATGGGTGATGAATTCGACCTGATGGATCATTCAGATCTCTACATCCTTGACTTCAGTACGTAAGCACTCCCCACCCAGCTTGTGCCCCTTGCCACGAGGTGCCCTGTGAGCAGGCCCCACTGTGAAGCGCTGAGCGGTGTCCTTCATGGCTTCCGGTGCCTGCCTCTCAGAGCCAGGCAGTTGTCTCTGGCTGGTGTACATGGCTTAAGGCAGACCAGCCAGAGATGCAGCTGTTGTTGCAGGCCTGAGCTGGGCACATGGCTCTTCATGCACTCCTTCACACAGACTTCTTGTGGGAGCACATTAAACCGCTCCAGCCTGTCCCTGGTGTGCACCCTGCCTTGCCCCTCAGAGGGATGGCCGGGGTGTGCTGCCCTGTTTCCTATGGCACTGATTGCATGATGCCTTGTTTCCCCCCAAGTGCCCAGACAAGGACTGCTGTGGCTAACTGCCCTCTTTCCACAGGCCCCAGTCTAAAGACGCTGTGTAAGCTAGCAGTGATTCAGTACAGCCTGGACCAGTCCTGCCTTCCCCATGACATCAGGTACTGTGCGCCTTGCTGGGAGGTCACCCCATGGGTGCACCCTGTCTttggggtgctccagccctaGCTGAGGGTTGCCTGGAGCCCTCTTCAGCACTGTGCAGCTTTGAGGCCGGCTGGGCTGGAGACCAAAGCTGAGGCTGatgtgcagcagagctgctccagccctgggcatTGTGTTTGTGCTTTCTCTCAGTGTATCCCATTGGTGTGTTACAGATGGGAGCTCTCGGCTATGACAACGAACAGCACCATCAGCCGCCCCATCGTCTCCTCCCAGGGCTGACACTGGCTCGTCCCTCTACTGCCCTGCCCTCGCCCCTCCACACACTGACCTCTTGCTCCACTGCCTGCATGAGTTTTTAGCCCTTTCAAGCAAGGAACATGTGAGCTCAGTTTGTCTTGCCCTAGCCAGGCCTCCCTCTACCCTTGTCACGCTTTGGGCAGCAAGAGTGTGCAGGTAGAGCAGGCTGCCGGGGAAGAAGTCGGCTTGCCCCAGCAGCACAACTGTGAACCTTCCTCCTTGCTGATGGCTCCAGCGTCTCCCGCCTTCCTTTCCCTTGCCTGTGGAGCTGCAGCGGGGCTGACCTGGTCCCCAGCCGCTTTCCAAGGGCCTGAATCAACTCCTACCACCAGCCACGGCCCTGGGATTGGCCTCGGGCTATGAACTGTTCCTGTGCTGCCTTGAGAGAGCAGGGACCTCCATGCCTGCACCTGCCAGCACCAACCAGCTTCCTGGCATCGGATGGCAGGCCCCAGCAGAGCCTCAGCCTGGGCCCAGCTGGatcctctgcccagctcccatTGTAAAACAGTAACCAGGGGGGGAGTTTTATAAACGCTGAGGCAGATGTggtttctgctgctctgtgtgtccTAGCAGGTGAACTGGGGGGGAGAGGTGTGGGAGGGGAGACTGGACTGGGTGCTTTCCTGCACAGCTGCAGGCCACCAGTGGCTTGTGGTGGCtgtggctggggtgggggaatgGGAGCAAGGCTCCCTACAGCAGCACTGCCCTGGCATGCCTGCCTCCTGCCCGTGGCTGTGCTGCCCTAcgagagggcagggaggaagatGGTGCCTGTCtcctgggctgtgctgccttAGGAAGGTGGGTGCCCCAcagctccctgccccagggaggcagGTGGAGGGATGTCTGGagcagcctccctgggcagcacAGGAGGTTGTGCCTGAGCCCTTTCCTGTGGAGGTGTCTGATGTGCGGAGAAGCTCCGGCAGCAACTAGTGGACCTAACGCAGGAAAAGCTAAGGAAGCGCTCAGTGTGTTCGCAAAGATGTAGTCAGAGGGCAGCTGAGAGATGGTGGTGGCTGTGTTCCAGGAATGGGTGGCAGAGGGCCCAGGCCATCTCCCCTGCACTGAGAGCTGGCATGTAACCAAGGTCAAGTGCTGCTCGTCCAGCAGCATGGGGTTGCAGAGGTGCCTGAGCTCCTCAGCGTGCAGGAGGTGGCCAATGCAGGTGCAACAGAGCAGCCAGGAGTGGTATGAAAGCAGTGAAAACCCCACAGCAAGAGAACAGAAGGCACCCTAACTGCAACAAGAGCTTGTTCTTCACATACTGGCAGCACCTCGCTGTGGTGAGTGGGAGCATCAATGGCAGGGCTGAGGCCTGACCAGAGCCAGGGTGTGCTGACGGCACATCTGGCTCGGGGAGAGCACCTCAAGCCTGGGCTCTGCCTTTGTGGTCCTTGGCACCTGCAGGTTACCTGTGAGGCCTGGGTGGGCATCTCCCATGCATtgtccagctgctccagctcccctgCTCAACCAGCTGCCTCAGCCACAGGTTGTCTCTCAAAGTGTGCCATGAAACAGTAGAAGCTTTTTGTCATGGCATCCCTTTGCCCAGCACTGAAGCACCAAGCTTACTCTCCTTGTAGGGTGCCAGGCACCAGGAAATGCCTGCAGACCACTTGGGCTCACGGCACTGGGCAGAGTGGTGCTGAGCACAGAGGCTCCCCAAGGTGCTCCTTGCTCTGTCTGTGAACAGCTGTCACTGGGGCTTCTCTGGGGAGAATCACAATCTCTGGGACATCAAGTAGAGACAAGAGGCCCTGGAAAGGCTCAGTGCCGCATGCCAGTTGCCTCTAGGAGAGCAAACCTCTGTTGGGGAGAAGGCCTctctgggaagaaaaggggCTCACCAGGGAGAGGGTCACAGGCACCCCACTCCCCTTCAAGGATTCCCTTGGGTTCAGGGGTGCTGTGGCCCTGACCTCCCTTTGCCAGGACCCTGCTGCAGACCCAGGGATGGGACACTGCTCACCGCTGTGGTCTGGATGACTCCAGTGCATTTTCTTGGCATACCAGctccctctcccagcacccGGCTCAGCCATCAGTGATGGTGGAGAGCAGTTGCCAGGCGGGCGGACTAGCCACAGGCCTTCAGTCCATCTTGGACCTTCTGCTGGGCTGGCAACAACTGCGGGCCAGGAGCTGGGCGGATGTGTGCCCCATGGGGGGAATCCCTGCTACCTTCATCATCACCCCCTCCTGAGCAGCcaggtttgttttaaagaccCTGGCTTCCTTTTATTGCTTCCCCTCTCAGATTGCAGCCGGCTGCAAGGGCTATTTTTAGCAGCCTGCCTTCTAAAAATAGCCCCGAGCTGTTTGGAGTTGCGTCACGAGAGGTAACTCTCTCCATGCACAGCTTGGCCCCTGTGCCCCAGGAGGGTACAAAAGGAGGCTTGGAGCAGTGGGGTCAGCAGGTTCAGACGCAGCCAGAGGCAAAGGAGGCAGCTGTGTGCGGCCAGCTTCGAGCATCCTAGTGCCGGCACCATGACCATCTTCTGCAGCCACTGCCACAGGCCTCTGCAGGCAGAGATGAGCTGCCTGCCCAGGAGGGGCAAGCAGGCGCCTGCTGCCTTGAAGCCGTTCAGGTGAGCTCCCTACTACCTCCTGCCTACGGGGCTGTGACGGCCCTCCCCTTGCTGGGGAGAGCCCTGGGCCAGTTTGCATAGTGCCCAATGACCCCTGCAATGGGCTGGCACCAGCTTGGGACGGTGGGGCTGCCAGCCGGCGCACAGGGTGGAAGCGAGGGAGGTTGTAGGGGCAGAGGGATTTCAGGTGGTTGAAGAGTAAAGGCAGATGCAGGACATCCCTGTAGCAGCGGGCAGGGAATGGTGTCCCTCTCCCTTCCTGGGCACGTCTCCCCAGATGGCTGGTTTTGCAGATCAACCAAGAGTGCCTCCAAGGCTCGCCGGGACCAGATTAACGTAGAGCTGCAGGCGCTGCGCTCCCTGCTGCCCATCTCCGCACGGGAGAAGGAGCGGCTCTCCTACCTCCACACCATGGCCCTGGTGTGCCTCCAGCTGCGGGGGGCTCAGATGTTCCCTCCAGGTACCCATGGCACTGCTGCACCCCGTGCTAGCTTGGGTCCATATGGGGCACTGCTCCTGCCCCCCAAGACAGCGCTTCACCCTACGCTCCCCCTGCAGACTCGGCTCCTCCTGCAGGACCCGCCCTcggcacagagctgctctccctgTTGCCAGGGTTTCTGCTTGTGCTCTCGGCCAACGGCAAGCTGGTCTACATCTCGGAGAACGTGGCTCAGGTCCTGGGCCTCTCTGTGGTAAGGCCTGCCCACTGCGTGTCTGCGGTCACTGTGCCTGGACCTGTCCTGGTGCCTCTGCTGCACGGTGCTGCTCTGTGGCTCCAGCAGGCTGCGTGCTCGCAGTGCCAGCGCACGGCCCACTGGGGCAGGCGCAGTCTACAACGGCAGCCCTCTCTTTATCAGGTGGAGCTGCTCGCCCAGGGGGACACGGTCTTTGACATTCTAGATGGGCGAGCACGTGAGGATGTGCGGAAGAAGCTCCTCCTCGCCCAGGAGGAACCCGGCAGGGGTAAGGGAGTCCTCAGCTGGCATCTCACAGACactgctgccctgctctggcCCTTCATGGCTGCGGTCGGAGAGCCAGGGCtagccagccctgctgggagaggagtgagGGAGCCCCTGACCAACTCTGGCTGGTTTGTTTCCCTTGCAGAAGTCACATTTGTCAGCGAGATGCGCACGTCCAAGACCTTCCGGCTGCAGCATGGCGGGAATCGGGCTGTGGCGGTGTGTGGGCGCTTCACAGCCTTGCGCTGGTCGGCCTCCGCCACAGCCTTCCTGGCCCTCTGCACGCCAGTCATGCGGTTGCCTGCAGACAGCGATGCCAGTTCCCAGGACAACCTATTCCAGAGCACACATGTCTTAGACATGACGTTTACTGATGTTACGGAGAGGTGAGAGGTGCCTGCTCACACCAGCTGTACATCTTGGACAGCAAGGACCATTTCCCTTCCCCATGCCTGCGTGAGGGACGCAGGCTGGACCCTGTGTGAGCAGTGAGACTCCCCCAGACACTTTCCACGCCTCTTCCCTCCTTTGTTTGCAACTCATTTCTGTACCCCTGTTGTTTTGCTCTCTCCTCCATCATGCAACAGCTGCTCCTTGCTGACACGGTGCAGACTCTGCAAAGCACTcagttcccccctccccttgtCTTCCCTAGTGTTACCTACCACCTTGGCTACTACAAGGAGGAACTGATCGGTCAGTCGTGGTACAGCCTCCTGCACCCTGAGGACACTGACCTAGCAGctgcccagcacagggctgtgGGTGAGTGTCAGGCCCGGGAACGTGCGTGTCTGGCTACCCTGGGAATGTGGCTGGCCGGGacaatagaaacaaaattaatttagttctGCCTGCTGTGGTTCCCTGCTCTGAAAAGGATGAAGCAGAGAATTGGTTACACACCCCATACACTGTCCGGGAGGTCACAGGGAGCTTCTAAACTTGGGAACGTGGGCACCCTACTTTGCCACAGTGCAGAGACAAGCCTACTGGAGCCCCAGCTTTTCCTGAGAGCAGGACTGTTACGGACCTGACTCCAATACTTGTGGCTTCTGTCCCGCTGGGGCCCCAGACCCCAGGAGGGCCGCCCGCAGGGTCCACAGGCAGCGTGCCACTCTGTCCTGGCAACCGGGCCAGCCGTGCCCTACCGTAGGCTAACGCAGCCCCTTGCCCGCAGCGCTCGGGGCCGGGACCGCATCGGGGACGGCCGTGCTGCGCGTGTTGCACAGGGACCGGACCTGGGCCTGGCTCCGCGTGTCGGCGCGGCGGGACGGCGGGGGCCACGTCATCACCTGCACCAGCCACTGCCTCAGGTGAGGGCTCAAAcggggaggagggcagagcgGTGCCGTGCCGTggcgccgtgccgtgcccccGGGCCGCCCCTCACTCCCCCCGtctgctgcagggaggaagaggcGGCCTACCTGCGCGCCCGAGAGCACCGCCCCACGCCCCGTAACacggcgccgccgcccgcgcctgtcgccgccccgccgccgg is a window encoding:
- the NPAS4 gene encoding neuronal PAS domain-containing protein 4, producing MTIFCSHCHRPLQAEMSCLPRRGKQAPAALKPFRSTKSASKARRDQINVELQALRSLLPISAREKERLSYLHTMALVCLQLRGAQMFPPDSAPPAGPALGTELLSLLPGFLLVLSANGKLVYISENVAQVLGLSVVELLAQGDTVFDILDGRAREDVRKKLLLAQEEPGREVTFVSEMRTSKTFRLQHGGNRAVAVCGRFTALRWSASATAFLALCTPVMRLPADSDASSQDNLFQSTHVLDMTFTDVTESVTYHLGYYKEELIGQSWYSLLHPEDTDLAAAQHRAVALGAGTASGTAVLRVLHRDRTWAWLRVSARRDGGGHVITCTSHCLREEEAAYLRAREHRPTPRNTAPPPAPVAAPPPGRELSLLAAQLRALADSLSPPAASPAWPWPEAEALPPGPHGTALTRLLGDALEGAGAPVAHAHYVPCPHQ